A DNA window from Micromonospora sp. NBC_01739 contains the following coding sequences:
- a CDS encoding DUF4142 domain-containing protein has translation MASLDSARHRQGNRSPRLALLLTTIAAALVVLPGAALAAPAGQQLAAADQALLDGVRLAGLWEMPAGQMAAEKGQSRVVREIGAEIARQHEELDRLTVEAANKLGATIPNQPTAEQQQWLTEMKDATGARFDQIFVTRLRVAHGKIFPVVGAVRASTRNEVIRDLANATNKFVGDHMLMLESTGLVRYAELPPAALPAPGNDGLIAAAAANTGPQVGISNTVIWVIFLGAIGTGGFLSYRLLRRN, from the coding sequence ATGGCATCGCTGGATTCCGCTCGTCACCGGCAGGGCAATCGGTCCCCCCGGTTGGCGCTGCTGCTCACCACGATCGCCGCGGCCCTCGTCGTGCTGCCCGGGGCGGCCTTGGCCGCGCCCGCCGGTCAGCAACTCGCCGCCGCCGACCAGGCCCTGCTGGACGGCGTACGGCTGGCCGGGCTCTGGGAGATGCCGGCCGGGCAGATGGCCGCCGAGAAGGGCCAGTCCCGGGTGGTCCGGGAGATCGGTGCGGAGATCGCCCGTCAGCACGAGGAACTGGACCGGCTGACCGTGGAGGCCGCGAACAAGCTCGGCGCCACCATCCCCAACCAGCCGACCGCCGAACAGCAGCAGTGGCTGACGGAGATGAAGGACGCCACCGGGGCCCGCTTCGACCAGATCTTCGTCACCCGCCTCCGGGTCGCCCACGGCAAGATCTTCCCGGTGGTCGGCGCGGTCCGGGCCAGTACCCGCAACGAGGTCATCCGGGACCTGGCCAACGCCACGAACAAGTTCGTCGGCGACCACATGCTGATGCTGGAGAGCACCGGTCTGGTCCGGTACGCCGAACTGCCCCCGGCCGCCCTGCCCGCCCCCGGCAACGACGGGCTGATCGCCGCCGCCGCGGCCAACACCGGTCCGCAGGTCGGCATCAGCAACACCGTGATCTGGGTGATCTTCCTGGGTGCGATCGGCACCGGCGGCTTCCTCAGCTACCGCCTGCTGCGCCGTAACTGA
- a CDS encoding ROK family transcriptional regulator, whose amino-acid sequence MRVGPSQDEIRRQNLGALLRYVHLHGATTRAELTNALGLNRSTIGALTADLAAAGLVTEGAPKETGRAGRPSLVVRPESERIFAYAYSIEVDRLRAARVGLGGAMLDRRELDRPRGLTAAEAAPLLAGAVKEMRQALPADAVCVGAGIAVCGMVRRHDGLVRLGPATGWVDEPIGAAVSAELGAEVPVTVGNVAEVAAFAEHARGTAAGCDNVIFLYGDVGVGAGIIAGGRRLTGHGGYGGEVGHMVVVRDGARCECGNRGCWETEIGEHGLLRAAGRSDARGREALLAVFDAADRGDARAQTAVRQAGDWLGFGVANLVNIFNPEMVIFGGTMRDLYLAAAAQVRSRLNSNGLPACLEHVRLRTPLLGADAPLIGAAELAFDRLLADPLDVG is encoded by the coding sequence ATGCGCGTAGGACCCAGCCAGGACGAGATCCGCCGGCAGAATCTCGGCGCGCTACTGCGCTACGTGCATCTGCACGGCGCGACCACCCGCGCCGAGTTGACCAACGCGCTCGGACTGAACCGCAGCACCATCGGTGCGCTCACCGCCGACCTGGCCGCCGCCGGCCTGGTGACCGAGGGGGCGCCGAAGGAGACCGGCCGGGCCGGACGACCCTCACTTGTCGTCCGGCCCGAGTCGGAACGGATCTTCGCGTACGCGTACAGCATCGAGGTGGACCGGCTGCGGGCCGCCCGGGTCGGCCTCGGCGGGGCGATGCTCGACCGCCGGGAGCTGGACCGGCCCCGGGGTCTCACCGCCGCAGAGGCCGCCCCCCTGCTGGCCGGGGCGGTCAAGGAGATGCGGCAGGCCCTGCCGGCCGACGCCGTCTGCGTCGGGGCCGGCATCGCGGTCTGCGGCATGGTGCGTCGCCACGACGGCCTGGTCCGGCTCGGGCCGGCCACCGGGTGGGTGGACGAGCCGATCGGGGCGGCGGTCAGCGCCGAACTCGGCGCGGAGGTGCCGGTGACGGTCGGCAACGTGGCCGAGGTGGCCGCCTTCGCCGAGCACGCCCGGGGCACGGCGGCCGGCTGCGACAACGTCATCTTCCTCTACGGCGACGTGGGGGTCGGGGCCGGAATCATCGCCGGGGGGAGGCGGCTGACCGGGCACGGCGGGTACGGCGGCGAGGTCGGACACATGGTGGTGGTCCGGGACGGGGCCCGCTGCGAGTGCGGCAACCGGGGCTGCTGGGAGACCGAGATCGGTGAGCACGGCCTGCTGCGGGCCGCCGGGCGCTCGGACGCCCGGGGCCGGGAGGCCCTGCTGGCGGTCTTCGACGCCGCCGACCGGGGCGACGCCCGGGCCCAGACGGCGGTACGCCAGGCCGGCGACTGGCTCGGCTTCGGGGTGGCCAACCTGGTCAACATCTTCAACCCGGAGATGGTCATCTTCGGTGGCACCATGCGGGACCTGTACCTGGCCGCCGCCGCTCAGGTACGCAGTCGACTGAACTCCAACGGGCTGCCCGCCTGCCTGGAGCACGTACGCCTGCGCACTCCCCTGCTCGGCGCGGACGCCCCGCTGATCGGCGCCGCCGAACTGGCCTTCGACCGGCTGCTGGCCGACCCCCTGGACGTCGGCTGA
- a CDS encoding sugar ABC transporter permease, whose amino-acid sequence MSITAVTKVGPAAVAPAPTIGSHLRDYWQRVRGGDIGALPAVAGLLVLCTIFSIMRPSFLTAGNFANLFTQGAAVTLIAMGLVFVLLLGEIDLSAGFASGVCAAVLANLITVLGYPWYVAVLAALLTGMVIGTTLGFLVAKVGIPSFVVTLAGFLAFQGVVLLLMKEGRNISVREPVVVAIVNRNMPVALGWTLAAIAIAGFAVVQLLRYRSRAARNLINDPLPVVLGRIAALALVLGFAVYVLNLERSLNVLITSLKGVPIVVPIVAVLLVVLTFVLQRTSYGRHIYAVGGNREAARRAGINVDRIRISAFMICSTMAAVGGIVAASRANSVDPNTGGSNVLLYAVGAAVIGGTSLFGGKGRVLDAVLGGAVVAVIDNGMGLMGYSSGVKYVVTGVVLLLAASVDALSRRRASATGNR is encoded by the coding sequence ATGAGCATCACCGCCGTCACGAAGGTGGGCCCCGCCGCCGTCGCACCGGCACCCACCATCGGCAGCCACCTCCGCGACTACTGGCAGCGGGTACGCGGCGGAGACATCGGCGCCCTGCCTGCGGTCGCCGGTCTGCTCGTCCTCTGCACGATCTTCTCGATCATGCGGCCGTCGTTCCTCACCGCCGGCAACTTCGCCAACCTGTTCACCCAGGGCGCGGCGGTCACCCTGATCGCGATGGGTCTGGTCTTCGTCCTGCTGCTCGGCGAGATCGACCTGTCGGCCGGCTTCGCCAGCGGGGTCTGCGCGGCCGTGCTGGCCAACCTGATCACCGTCCTGGGCTACCCGTGGTACGTCGCGGTGCTCGCCGCCCTGCTCACCGGCATGGTCATCGGCACCACCCTGGGCTTCCTGGTCGCCAAGGTGGGCATCCCCTCCTTCGTGGTCACCCTCGCCGGCTTCCTCGCCTTCCAGGGGGTGGTGCTGCTGCTGATGAAGGAGGGCCGCAACATCTCCGTCCGCGAGCCGGTGGTGGTGGCGATCGTCAACCGCAACATGCCGGTCGCGCTCGGCTGGACCCTCGCCGCGATCGCGATAGCCGGATTCGCCGTGGTGCAACTGCTCCGCTATCGCAGTCGCGCCGCCCGGAACCTGATCAACGATCCGCTCCCGGTGGTGCTGGGTCGCATCGCCGCCCTGGCCCTGGTCCTGGGCTTCGCCGTCTACGTGCTCAACCTGGAGCGCAGCCTCAACGTGCTGATCACCTCCCTCAAGGGGGTGCCGATCGTGGTGCCGATCGTCGCCGTACTGCTGGTGGTCCTGACCTTCGTGCTCCAGCGCACCAGCTACGGCCGGCACATCTACGCGGTCGGCGGCAACCGGGAGGCGGCCCGGCGGGCCGGCATCAACGTGGACCGCATCCGCATCTCGGCCTTCATGATCTGCTCGACCATGGCCGCGGTCGGTGGCATCGTGGCGGCCAGCCGGGCCAACTCCGTGGACCCGAACACCGGCGGCAGCAACGTGCTGCTCTACGCCGTGGGCGCGGCGGTGATCGGCGGCACAAGCTTGTTCGGGGGCAAAGGCCGCGTATTGGACGCGGTTCTCGGTGGCGCCGTCGTGGCCGTGATCGACAATGGGATGGGTCTGATGGGCTACAGCTCCGGCGTCAAGTACGTGGTCACCGGCGTGGTGCTGTTGCTCGCGGCCAGTGTCGACGCGCTGTCCCGACGACGAGCCTCGGCCACCGGAAACCGCTGA
- a CDS encoding ATP-binding cassette domain-containing protein, translated as MSATPLLELRGIDKSFGPVQVLRDVAFAAYPGEVTALVGDNGAGKSTLVKCISGIYSTDAGEFVFDGQPVTINSPRDAAALGIEVVYQDLALCDNLDIVQNMFLGREKRNGIVLDEPTMEQMAAETLAGLSVRTVKSLRQHVSSLSGGQRQTVAIAKAVLWNSKLVILDEPTAALGVAQTAQVLELVRRLADNGLAVVLISHNMNDVFAVSDRIAALYLGQMVAQVRTTDITHAQVVELITAGRSGELGLAADPGVNGNGAAPADSTTGGVS; from the coding sequence GTGTCCGCGACCCCACTGCTGGAGCTACGCGGGATCGACAAGAGCTTCGGTCCCGTCCAGGTGCTGCGTGACGTCGCCTTCGCCGCCTACCCGGGCGAGGTCACCGCCCTCGTCGGTGACAACGGTGCCGGCAAGTCGACCCTGGTCAAGTGCATCAGCGGCATCTACTCCACCGATGCCGGCGAGTTCGTCTTCGACGGTCAACCGGTGACCATCAACAGTCCGCGGGACGCCGCCGCGCTCGGCATCGAGGTCGTCTATCAGGATCTGGCGCTCTGCGACAACCTCGACATCGTGCAGAACATGTTCCTCGGGCGGGAGAAGCGCAACGGCATCGTGCTGGACGAGCCGACGATGGAGCAGATGGCCGCGGAGACCCTGGCCGGGCTCTCCGTACGCACCGTCAAGTCCCTGCGCCAGCACGTCTCCAGCCTCTCCGGTGGTCAGCGCCAGACCGTGGCGATCGCCAAGGCGGTGCTCTGGAACAGCAAGCTGGTGATCCTGGACGAGCCGACCGCCGCCCTCGGCGTCGCGCAGACCGCCCAGGTCCTCGAACTCGTTCGCCGGCTGGCCGACAACGGCCTGGCCGTCGTCCTCATCTCGCACAACATGAACGACGTCTTCGCCGTCTCCGACCGCATCGCCGCGCTCTACCTCGGCCAGATGGTCGCCCAGGTGAGGACCACCGACATCACCCACGCCCAGGTGGTCGAGCTGATCACCGCCGGCCGCTCCGGCGAGCTGGGACTCGCCGCCGACCCGGGCGTCAACGGCAACGGCGCGGCGCCGGCCGACAGCACCACTGGAGGCGTCTCATGA
- a CDS encoding sugar ABC transporter substrate-binding protein — MRKGFLAVGAVGVLALGSLTACGDDSGDQAGGGSGKTPKIGVILPDSSSSVRWESADRKFLKEAFDAAGVQSDIQNAQGDKNAFQTIADQMITNGVTVLMIVNLDSGTGKAVLDKAKSQGVATIDYDRLTLGGSAEYYVSFDNVAVGKLQGEGLVKCLTDAKVEKPAIAYLNGSPTDNNATLFKEGYDSVLKPKFDSGEYTKAADDSVPDWDNTQAATIFEQQLTKTGGKIDGVLSANDGLGNAAISVLKKNNLNGKVPVTGQDADPQALQNILAGDQCMTVYKAVKKEADAAAELAIALAKGERKETGQTVRDPEGNRDVPAVLLTPAAIYKENVKDVIADGYVTKEQICTGDYAKLCTDAGIS; from the coding sequence ATGCGCAAGGGCTTCCTCGCCGTCGGCGCCGTGGGCGTGCTCGCCCTCGGCAGCCTGACGGCCTGCGGCGACGACTCCGGCGACCAGGCCGGTGGCGGCTCCGGCAAGACCCCGAAGATCGGCGTGATCCTGCCGGACAGCAGCTCCTCGGTCCGCTGGGAGAGCGCGGACCGCAAGTTCCTCAAGGAGGCGTTCGACGCGGCCGGTGTCCAGTCGGACATCCAGAACGCCCAGGGCGACAAGAACGCCTTCCAGACCATCGCCGACCAGATGATCACCAACGGCGTCACCGTGCTGATGATCGTCAACCTGGACTCCGGCACCGGTAAGGCCGTCCTGGACAAGGCCAAGTCGCAGGGTGTCGCCACCATCGACTACGACCGCCTGACCCTCGGCGGCTCGGCGGAGTACTACGTCAGCTTCGACAACGTGGCGGTCGGCAAGCTGCAGGGCGAGGGCCTGGTCAAGTGCCTCACCGACGCGAAGGTCGAGAAGCCGGCGATCGCCTACCTCAACGGCTCGCCGACCGACAACAACGCCACCCTGTTCAAGGAGGGCTACGACTCGGTCCTCAAGCCGAAGTTCGACTCCGGCGAGTACACCAAGGCCGCCGACGACTCCGTGCCGGACTGGGACAACACCCAGGCCGCGACCATCTTCGAGCAGCAGCTCACCAAGACCGGCGGCAAGATCGACGGGGTCCTCTCCGCGAACGACGGCCTCGGCAACGCCGCCATCTCCGTGCTGAAGAAGAACAACCTCAACGGCAAGGTCCCGGTCACCGGGCAGGACGCCGACCCGCAGGCGTTGCAGAACATCCTCGCCGGTGACCAGTGCATGACGGTCTACAAGGCGGTCAAGAAGGAGGCGGACGCCGCCGCCGAGCTGGCCATCGCGCTGGCCAAGGGCGAGCGCAAGGAGACCGGCCAGACGGTCCGGGACCCGGAGGGCAACCGTGACGTGCCCGCCGTCCTGCTCACCCCGGCGGCGATCTACAAGGAGAACGTCAAGGACGTCATCGCCGACGGCTACGTGACCAAGGAACAGATCTGCACCGGCGACTACGCCAAGCTCTGCACCGACGCGGGCATCAGCTGA
- the ybaK gene encoding Cys-tRNA(Pro) deacylase produces the protein MTGRGTPATVLLAKRGIAHRTHPYEVPAESPNYGALVAAALGVAPGRVFKTLVTEVDGALTVAIVPVTGELDLKALAAAVGGKRATLADRGAAERATGYVRGGISPLGQRKRLPTVLDASALEHDTVYVSAGRRGLQVELAPTDLVALTSAHTAALATA, from the coding sequence ATGACGGGACGGGGTACGCCGGCGACGGTGTTGCTGGCCAAGCGCGGCATCGCCCATCGCACCCATCCGTACGAGGTCCCGGCGGAGTCGCCGAACTACGGTGCCCTGGTCGCCGCCGCCCTCGGGGTGGCACCCGGCCGGGTCTTCAAGACCCTGGTGACCGAGGTGGACGGCGCGCTGACCGTGGCGATCGTGCCGGTCACCGGGGAGCTGGACCTCAAGGCCCTGGCCGCGGCAGTCGGCGGCAAGCGGGCCACCCTCGCCGATCGCGGGGCGGCCGAACGCGCCACCGGGTACGTACGTGGCGGCATCAGCCCGCTGGGGCAACGGAAGCGGCTACCCACGGTGCTCGACGCCTCCGCCCTGGAGCACGACACGGTGTACGTCTCGGCTGGTCGACGCGGTCTTCAGGTGGAGCTGGCCCCGACCGATCTGGTCGCCCTCACCAGCGCCCACACCGCCGCCCTCGCCACCGCCTGA
- a CDS encoding DUF397 domain-containing protein, whose protein sequence is MDLSRAAWRKSSRSNSNGGACVEVADNLPDLVAVRDSKDPTGPVLAFTPTSWRAFITSHHPTRPPRT, encoded by the coding sequence ATGGACCTGAGCCGTGCCGCTTGGCGCAAATCCTCCCGCAGCAACAGCAACGGCGGTGCCTGTGTCGAGGTCGCCGACAACCTGCCCGACCTGGTCGCCGTACGCGACAGCAAGGACCCGACCGGCCCGGTGCTCGCCTTCACCCCCACCAGTTGGCGCGCCTTCATCACCTCCCACCACCCCACCCGGCCGCCCAGGACGTGA
- a CDS encoding helix-turn-helix domain-containing protein, producing MADVPTLGFLRDQLRRARKTRGLSQEDLSKLINYAPSSISAIETGQNQLSADYLARFDKVLETGGLFVGMLELIRLHAEPDWFRPWGEIEREAVSLRWYDPAVVPGLLQTEAYARAMLRAGPPLTDEQVEKRVLARMARQEVLARDEPPQFVAILDELALRRQVGDRATMVEQCEHLRTLADRPFVQVRIIPAATPWYIGLNGPFVLARLADGTEVAHLDDQLRGNTVDSPNDLASLGRGWETVAGEALPHRQSARLIEEVAKSWT from the coding sequence ATGGCCGACGTACCGACCCTGGGGTTTCTCCGGGACCAGTTGCGCCGGGCCCGCAAGACCCGCGGGCTCAGCCAGGAGGACCTGAGCAAGTTGATCAATTACGCGCCCTCCTCGATCAGCGCGATCGAGACCGGGCAGAACCAGCTCAGCGCGGACTACCTGGCCCGGTTCGACAAGGTGCTGGAGACCGGTGGCCTCTTCGTCGGGATGCTGGAGTTGATCCGCCTGCACGCCGAGCCGGACTGGTTCCGGCCGTGGGGTGAGATCGAACGGGAGGCGGTCTCGCTGCGCTGGTACGACCCGGCCGTGGTGCCGGGCCTGCTCCAGACCGAGGCGTACGCCCGAGCGATGCTGCGGGCCGGGCCGCCGCTGACCGACGAGCAGGTCGAGAAGCGGGTGCTGGCCCGGATGGCCCGACAGGAGGTGCTCGCTCGCGACGAGCCGCCGCAGTTCGTCGCGATCCTGGACGAGCTGGCGCTGCGCCGACAGGTCGGCGACCGGGCGACGATGGTCGAGCAATGTGAGCACCTGCGCACCCTTGCCGACCGGCCATTTGTCCAGGTGCGGATCATTCCGGCCGCGACTCCCTGGTACATCGGATTGAACGGCCCCTTCGTGCTCGCCCGGCTCGCCGACGGCACCGAGGTGGCGCATCTGGACGACCAACTCCGGGGAAACACCGTGGACAGCCCGAACGACCTTGCCAGCCTCGGACGGGGTTGGGAGACTGTGGCCGGTGAGGCGCTGCCGCACCGGCAGTCCGCCCGCCTGATCGAGGAAGTGGCGAAGTCATGGACCTGA
- the groES gene encoding co-chaperone GroES encodes MPVTTATKVAIKPLEDRILVQANEAETTTASGIVIPDTAKEKPQEGTVLAVGPGRFDDDGDRIPMDVKVGDTVLYSKYGGTEVKYAGEEYLVLSARDVLAIIEK; translated from the coding sequence ATGCCCGTGACTACCGCGACCAAGGTTGCGATCAAGCCGCTCGAGGACCGGATCCTGGTCCAGGCGAACGAGGCTGAGACCACCACTGCGTCGGGCATCGTGATTCCCGACACCGCCAAGGAGAAGCCGCAGGAGGGCACCGTCCTCGCTGTCGGCCCGGGTCGTTTCGACGACGACGGCGACCGGATCCCGATGGACGTCAAGGTCGGCGACACCGTCCTCTACTCGAAGTACGGCGGCACCGAGGTCAAGTACGCCGGCGAGGAGTACCTGGTGCTCTCCGCCCGCGACGTCCTCGCGATCATCGAGAAGTAA
- the groL gene encoding chaperonin GroEL (60 kDa chaperone family; promotes refolding of misfolded polypeptides especially under stressful conditions; forms two stacked rings of heptamers to form a barrel-shaped 14mer; ends can be capped by GroES; misfolded proteins enter the barrel where they are refolded when GroES binds): MAKILSFSDDARHQLEHGVNALANAVKVTLGPRGRNVVLDKKFGAPTITNDGVTIAKEIELTNPYENLGAQLVKEVATKTNDVAGDGTTTATVLAQAMVREGLRNVTAGANPAGLKRGIDAAAAKVSEALLGKAVEVSDKKSVAHVATISAQDATIGELIAEAMERVGRDGVITVEEGSALHTELEVTEGLQFDKGFISPNFVTDAEAQESVLEDAYILITTQKISAIEELLPLLEKVLQNNKPLLIIAEDVEGQALSTLVVNSIRKTLKVCAVKAPGFGDRRKAMLQDMAILTGAELVAPELGYKLDQVGLEVLGTARRIVVDKENTTVVDGGGQASEVADRVAQIRKEIEASDSDWDREKLAERLAKLSGGIAVVKVGAATEVEMKERKHRIEDAIAATKAAVEEGTVPGGGAALAQILPVLDDDLGFTGDEKVGVSIVRKALVEPLRWIAQNAGHDGYVVVQKVTEGKWGHGLDAAIGDYVDLTASGIIDPVKVTRNAVTNAASIAGLLLTTESLVVEKPKEPEAAAAGHGHGHGHSHQHGPGF; the protein is encoded by the coding sequence ATGGCGAAGATCCTGAGCTTCTCGGATGACGCCCGGCACCAGCTGGAGCACGGTGTCAACGCGCTCGCCAACGCGGTGAAGGTCACCCTCGGGCCGCGCGGGCGCAACGTCGTCCTGGACAAGAAATTCGGTGCGCCGACGATCACCAACGATGGTGTGACCATCGCCAAGGAGATCGAGCTCACCAACCCCTACGAGAACCTCGGTGCGCAGCTGGTCAAGGAGGTGGCGACCAAGACCAACGACGTCGCCGGCGACGGGACCACCACCGCCACCGTGCTGGCCCAGGCGATGGTCCGTGAGGGCCTGCGCAACGTGACCGCGGGTGCCAACCCGGCCGGTCTCAAGCGGGGCATCGACGCCGCCGCGGCCAAGGTCTCCGAGGCCCTGCTCGGCAAGGCCGTGGAGGTCTCCGACAAGAAGTCCGTCGCCCACGTCGCGACGATCTCGGCCCAGGACGCCACCATCGGCGAGCTGATCGCCGAGGCGATGGAGAGGGTCGGCCGGGACGGTGTGATCACCGTCGAGGAGGGCTCCGCCCTGCACACCGAGCTGGAGGTCACCGAGGGACTCCAGTTCGACAAGGGCTTCATCTCGCCGAACTTCGTCACCGACGCGGAGGCGCAGGAGTCCGTCCTGGAGGACGCGTACATCCTGATCACCACGCAGAAGATCTCGGCGATCGAGGAGCTGCTGCCGCTGCTGGAGAAGGTCCTCCAGAACAACAAGCCGCTGCTGATCATCGCCGAGGACGTCGAGGGTCAGGCGCTGTCCACCCTGGTGGTCAACTCGATCCGCAAGACCCTCAAGGTCTGCGCGGTCAAGGCCCCCGGCTTCGGTGACCGCCGCAAGGCGATGCTCCAGGACATGGCGATCCTCACCGGCGCCGAGCTGGTCGCCCCCGAGCTGGGCTACAAGCTCGACCAGGTCGGCCTGGAGGTGCTCGGCACCGCCCGGCGCATCGTGGTCGACAAGGAGAACACCACCGTCGTCGACGGTGGCGGGCAGGCCAGCGAGGTCGCCGACCGGGTCGCCCAGATCCGCAAGGAGATCGAGGCTTCGGACTCCGACTGGGACCGGGAGAAGCTGGCCGAGCGGCTGGCCAAGCTCTCCGGCGGCATCGCCGTGGTCAAGGTCGGCGCGGCCACCGAGGTCGAGATGAAGGAGCGCAAGCACCGCATCGAGGACGCCATCGCCGCGACCAAGGCCGCGGTCGAGGAGGGTACGGTGCCCGGTGGTGGCGCCGCCCTGGCCCAGATCCTGCCGGTGCTCGACGACGACCTCGGCTTCACCGGTGACGAGAAGGTCGGCGTGTCGATCGTGCGCAAGGCGCTGGTCGAGCCGCTGCGCTGGATCGCGCAGAACGCCGGGCACGACGGGTACGTCGTGGTGCAGAAGGTCACCGAGGGCAAGTGGGGCCACGGCCTCGACGCCGCCATCGGCGACTACGTGGACCTGACCGCCTCCGGCATCATCGACCCGGTCAAGGTGACCCGCAACGCGGTCACCAACGCCGCCTCGATCGCCGGCCTGCTGCTGACCACGGAGAGCCTCGTGGTCGAGAAGCCCAAGGAGCCGGAGGCCGCCGCCGCGGGTCACGGCCATGGGCACGGCCACAGCCACCAGCACGGTCCGGGCTTCTGA
- a CDS encoding WhiB family transcriptional regulator: MSNVRRLPGPIVDLWDWQRLGACRGRDSAQFFHPDGERGSSRLRRESGAKAVCRACPVRAECAAHALTVREPYGVWGGFSESERLRLLAVGWEDLADRRQTRVDVARLEARLGSSHRSTLPTQRNVA; this comes from the coding sequence ATGTCGAACGTACGTAGACTTCCCGGACCCATCGTCGACCTGTGGGACTGGCAACGGCTGGGCGCCTGCCGTGGCCGGGACAGTGCGCAGTTCTTCCACCCCGACGGCGAGCGGGGCTCGTCGCGGCTGCGCCGGGAGTCGGGCGCCAAGGCCGTCTGCCGCGCCTGCCCGGTACGGGCCGAGTGCGCCGCGCACGCCCTGACCGTGCGGGAGCCGTACGGGGTGTGGGGCGGCTTCAGCGAATCCGAGCGGCTGCGGCTGCTCGCGGTCGGCTGGGAGGATCTCGCCGACCGCCGACAGACCCGGGTGGACGTGGCCCGGCTGGAGGCCCGGCTGGGCAGCAGCCACCGGTCCACCCTCCCCACCCAACGCAACGTCGCCTGA
- a CDS encoding helix-turn-helix transcriptional regulator has product MRTVLVCVRTPLAAQHLTSAAARLGLSGAVRTAVSDPEVMLRLAERPADVVLADTALTRPDSAGFVRRVLARAPQAAVLLLGMEESEAAAATIHAGARGLIQGVDHDLTSAVAKALLLLAAPGRANRHRIADPARDTATVGSPRPASNGRPAGESSPTWPATDPAGGPSMVPVQRGEDPAEPEAAAEAGPVARPPRADRSTVGLTERELQVLLGMAEGKSNAEIGRELFVSEDTVKTHARRLFRKLGARDRAHAVAAGFRAGLVA; this is encoded by the coding sequence GTGCGTACCGTTCTTGTGTGCGTTCGGACGCCGCTCGCTGCACAGCATTTGACTTCCGCAGCGGCGCGGCTGGGATTGTCCGGTGCTGTCCGGACGGCCGTCTCCGACCCCGAGGTGATGCTGCGGCTGGCCGAGCGTCCCGCCGACGTGGTGCTCGCCGACACCGCCCTGACCCGACCGGACAGCGCCGGTTTCGTGCGGCGGGTGCTGGCCCGCGCGCCGCAGGCCGCCGTACTGCTGCTCGGCATGGAGGAGTCCGAGGCCGCCGCAGCGACCATCCACGCTGGAGCACGCGGCCTGATCCAGGGCGTCGACCACGACCTGACCAGTGCGGTCGCCAAGGCCCTGCTGCTGTTGGCCGCCCCCGGCCGGGCCAACCGGCACCGGATAGCCGACCCCGCCCGGGACACCGCCACGGTGGGCAGCCCTCGGCCGGCATCCAACGGTCGGCCCGCCGGGGAGAGTTCCCCGACCTGGCCGGCCACGGACCCGGCCGGTGGCCCGTCGATGGTGCCGGTGCAGCGGGGCGAGGACCCGGCCGAGCCGGAGGCCGCGGCCGAGGCGGGCCCGGTCGCCCGGCCGCCCCGCGCCGACCGGTCCACGGTCGGGCTCACCGAACGCGAGTTGCAGGTGCTGCTGGGCATGGCCGAGGGCAAGAGCAATGCCGAGATCGGCCGGGAGTTGTTCGTCTCCGAGGACACCGTGAAGACCCACGCCCGACGGCTGTTCCGCAAGCTCGGAGCCCGGGACCGGGCCCACGCGGTGGCCGCCGGCTTCCGAGCCGGCCTGGTGGCCTGA
- a CDS encoding DUF5319 domain-containing protein, giving the protein MQDEPIDPFTGDPADPAAGLDDPDRDSAIDPLTDVERQDVLEDLADLEIYQALLAPIGVRGLVIECEDCREPHYFDWDLLRGNLRHLLSSGRPRVHEPAFDPDPDHYVTWDYARGYADGVHDTLSEGTEDEATSRD; this is encoded by the coding sequence GTGCAAGACGAGCCCATCGACCCCTTCACCGGTGATCCCGCCGATCCGGCAGCCGGGTTGGACGACCCTGACCGCGACTCCGCGATCGACCCGCTGACCGACGTCGAACGCCAGGACGTGCTGGAAGACCTCGCCGATCTGGAGATCTACCAGGCACTGCTCGCGCCGATCGGGGTACGCGGACTCGTCATCGAGTGCGAGGACTGCCGGGAGCCGCACTACTTCGACTGGGACCTGCTGCGGGGCAACCTGCGGCACCTGCTCAGCTCCGGGCGGCCCCGGGTGCACGAACCGGCCTTCGACCCCGATCCGGACCACTACGTCACCTGGGACTACGCGCGCGGCTACGCCGACGGGGTGCACGACACCCTGAGCGAGGGCACCGAGGACGAAGCCACCTCCCGAGACTGA